Below is a genomic region from Leifsonia sp. Root112D2.
CATGAAGAGCAAGAGATATGTGCTCGCGGCCGTCGTGGCCGCGGCGGCACTCGTGCTGACCGGATGCTCCGGTGGCGGCACGAGCGCCACAAAGTCGGGACCCCCGACCCTGACAGTGGGAATGTCCACGGCGCCGGTGAGTCTCGACCCGCTCAAGGCGGCAAGTGGCAGCCCCAACCGCTGGTTTGAAGACCCCGCGTACGCGGCACTGCTGAACACCGACAAGGACGGCAAGCTGATTGCCGGCCTCGCCACCAAGTGGGGCTACGTGGGCACCGACAACAAGAAGTTCGAGCTGACGCTGCGGCCCGGTTTGAAATTCGCCGACGGCACACCACTGACCGCGAAGGAAGTCGTCGCGTCGTTCCAGTATTTCGTCTCGACCGGCACCGGACCCACGAGAGCCTACTTTCTCGATATGACGTTCACGGCAGAGGGAGCCGACAAAGTCGTCATCACCAGCAAGACGCCCAACCCGATGATCGACAGGCTGATGACTCCGGACTACTACGCGGCTGACCCGATCAGCCCCGCGGGCATCGCGAATCCCAAGGAAACCGCGGCCAAGACTTTCGGGGCCGGCCAGTACGTGCTCGACTCCAGCCAGACCGTCGCAGGCGATCACTACGTTTATACGAAGAACAAGAACTTCTACGACCAGAGCCTGATCAACTATTCCAAGATCACCGTCAAGGTCATTCCCAACGTGACGCAGCAGGTTCAGGCCCTGAAGACCGGGCAGATCGACGTGATGTCCGGTGACTCCACCGTGGGCGGCACCGCGACGGGTGCGAACCTCACAGAGATCCACCACGCGTCGAACTGGAGCGGACTCTATCTTCTCGACCGCGACGGCAAGGTCGTTCCGGCGCTCAAATCGGTGAAGGTTCGCCAGGCACTGAACTACGCGGTGGACCGGGCGGCTATCACCAAGGCGGCCTATGGCGCCTATGGCAAGGCAACTGCGCAGCCAGCAACCGTGGGCGGCCCGGAAAATGGATACGACGCATCATTGGATGACACATATCCGTACGACGTCGCGAAGGCAAAGTCCTTGATGGCCGATGCGGGATATGCCAATGGGTTCACCCTGCCGGTCTTCTACCAGTCCTTCAGCGCCGCCGACACCAAGATGATCCAGGCGGTCTCCTCCCAACTCGGTGACATCGGCGTGAAGCTCCAGCTCAAGCCGAACGCGAACTTCGGCGACTGGGTGAACGATCTCGTCGGCGGAAAATTCGGCGCCACGGTATTGGGCGGCGGCGGGGGACCGCAGTACATCAATACGGCATTCGGATTCCTGCCGACCGGCGTCATGAACTCGTTCAAGGTGGTGGATCCGGCGGTCGTCAGTGCGTACGACAC
It encodes:
- a CDS encoding ABC transporter substrate-binding protein, whose amino-acid sequence is MKSKRYVLAAVVAAAALVLTGCSGGGTSATKSGPPTLTVGMSTAPVSLDPLKAASGSPNRWFEDPAYAALLNTDKDGKLIAGLATKWGYVGTDNKKFELTLRPGLKFADGTPLTAKEVVASFQYFVSTGTGPTRAYFLDMTFTAEGADKVVITSKTPNPMIDRLMTPDYYAADPISPAGIANPKETAAKTFGAGQYVLDSSQTVAGDHYVYTKNKNFYDQSLINYSKITVKVIPNVTQQVQALKTGQIDVMSGDSTVGGTATGANLTEIHHASNWSGLYLLDRDGKVVPALKSVKVRQALNYAVDRAAITKAAYGAYGKATAQPATVGGPENGYDASLDDTYPYDVAKAKSLMADAGYANGFTLPVFYQSFSAADTKMIQAVSSQLGDIGVKLQLKPNANFGDWVNDLVGGKFGATVLGGGGGPQYINTAFGFLPTGVMNSFKVVDPAVVSAYDTLAAASGDQVGSAAKAVTKVLVDNADALPIAQTDAIYMFNTKVSGVQFVGQTGDLTSIIDWSNK